The Trichomycterus rosablanca isolate fTriRos1 chromosome 13, fTriRos1.hap1, whole genome shotgun sequence sequence AACTCTCATCCCATTGGCCAAGAAGATGACCTACAGGACCCATGGGAGGCGCTCTATCCTTCCATCTCGTTGCGCAACTGGAGCATCCAAATGTTGTCCAGCCCCGACTTGGGCGAGAACGAACCCAGACTGGAGCAGCTCCCGGCGTACGAGTGGATGCCCTTGAGCCAATCGCAGGTGGAGGAAAAACTGATGAAGGGTTGGCCGGGAGACTGGCAAAGGCGAGCGGGAGGCCAGGAAAAGAGAAACATCGTGGTGGCAGACGATGCGGCGTTCAGGGAGAAGAGTAAGCTTCTTACGGCCATGGAGAGACAGAAATGGCTCAATTCCTACATGCAGAAACTGCTGGTGGTGAATTCGAAATGAATTTGATTTGTAATTGAGGTAAATAAAGTCAGTTAATTATGTAACAAATGAGAAAGTCTGTGTTGGTGTGACTGAGCCAGTAGCACCTGAATAAGATGtggtttgtttttaataattacgATACAAAGGTCATGATGGGTTAGTAAATCTGCTTGAAGATGTGAGATGTTTGAGTAATAATAGTGTACGAATCAACAGTTTTACTCTTgtccataaataaatgtacctatattaaaaccacctccttgtttctacaatcactgtccattttatcagctccacttaccatatagaagcactttgtagttctacaattactaactgtagtccatctgtttctctgcatgctttgttagccccctttcatgctgttcttcaatggtccggaCTCTCccagtggtggatcattctcagcactgcagtgacactgacatggtggtggtgtgttagtgtgtgttgtgctggtatgagtggatcagacacagcagcgctgatggaatttttaaataccgtgtccactcactgtccactctattagacactcctacctagttggtccaccttgtagatgtaaagtcagagacgatcgctcatctattgctgctgtttgagttggtcatcttctggaccttcatcagtggtcacaggacgctgcccacggggcgctgttggctggatatttttggttggtggactattctcagtccagcagtgacagtgaggtgtttaaaaactccatgtcagtgtcactacagagtcctgaccattgaagaacagcatgaaagggggtacaaagcatgcagagaaacagatggactacagtcagtaattgtagaactacaaagtgctcctatatggtaagtggagatgataaaatggacagtgagtgtagaaacaaggaggtggttttaatgttatggctgatcggtgtatatttaaaatgtgacCATTACAACCACCAGAATTACACATCACTTGTCATGTAAAAAGCCCTTTTGTTctactattaaataaaacagacaaatttacttcatttatttcatGTCTATTATTATGTAAAGACTTTTAAATGGTTCACAGGCAGTATAAATATACTTCCCCTCAGGGTAGACAGCAGGGATTCATAAAATATTAGCATAACATATTTAAATCctataaaaatgcatgttcatCTTCTTTATCTGTCTCTGTTCTTTCGGTAAGTCAGG is a genomic window containing:
- the pth2 gene encoding tuberoinfundibular peptide of 39 residues, encoding MMALNLPPRSALMLHILMSVSLVTTAFPQPNLQPFQRNSHPIGQEDDLQDPWEALYPSISLRNWSIQMLSSPDLGENEPRLEQLPAYEWMPLSQSQVEEKLMKGWPGDWQRRAGGQEKRNIVVADDAAFREKSKLLTAMERQKWLNSYMQKLLVVNSK